CAGCCAAGATGCTGAAAGAGTTGGTGAAGGAGCGACTCATGGCGGCGGCCGATGAAATATTGGCGCTGTTTGAAAGAACGATAGCGtcctacgaggaggaactttctcgaacaaaagaggagaaggagCGGCATCGGCGACAACTGGAATCTGTTTGTAAGACTCACATTGGGCTGCACGTCGACGGTACGTTCACGACCCCGTTACTTGGAACTTTGGCGCCGTGATTGCTGCGGCTGCGTACAAGAATCTTCAGCAGTAGCGTAGCGACAAACGATAAAACGATACGTTTCCTACTTTGGCCTTCAGTGGGGATTTCAGcgaccccacccccctcccaagACCACCACTCTAACGTCACAATTAtaccaaaaacataaacaatatacaaaatatggtgtgtgtgcccccccccctcatttttctgttgttttcacTCTTTTCGTAAAATTATGAGGTTagtctttattttcataatataatcacccccccccaaaaaaataaatattatgtttctcatgatatttacattttttaattttatatcattttttaatttgatttttttgaatgcctgtcatttaatatttgatctttacgctactaaaatgacacctcataacattagcatgctattcctataaaatgacacattttgggCGTGAGATTACACCTCAGTATTTTCTGCAGCTGCCAAAACTTTGGAGCAGAGATGTCAGCGGTAACACTGGAGCTTCACTGAGAAGCTCCACTGAGAAGCTCCCTGTTTTCACTGGAAGTCACCAAATTTTTCATGAGTGTCTAAAGGATACGTGAGGTTTTAGGCTGGTTATTTCACATGTCTGAGCTGAAGTGTTTATGCCCTGCAGACGTTGAACAGCTGATCGGTCTCCCTCAGTCCCCCCAcgttaaagaggaagaagaggaacgAGAGTGTCTTCTCCTGGCGGAGGAGGCCGATCTCACCAAGTTGCCACTGACTGTTGTCTCCGTGAAGACTGAAGGCCTTGAAGATGGAGCAGAAGTGGACCACCTCTTAGCGCCGCTATCAGACAGCAGGGACATGACGTCTCGCTCCCTGGAGTCAGACATGGAGCTATCAGGGGAGGAGGTGGATGAACGCCGGATAAAGGAGCAGGAAGGTGACGTAGCAGCCTTCGAGGGACCAGGACCTATTGAAGGGGCTCCCCGTCTTCTGTGGACACAAAACCCAACGTAAGCTCCTGTTTTGGACATGTATCGGTTATTTTGGTCTTTCAAACTGTTTCTTCATACTCATGAGCGTACAGTGATTTATTTAACTAGAATGGAGCACATTTACTTGGGAATGGCTTGCACAATGGGCGATTTGTGCATGTTTTCATACGACTGTCTGTCTACACATTTCCCATACCTGACATCAGGCCAATACCAAGCAAAACATTCCATTCTATCAGCCAGCATCTCACATCTTTGATATTGATACCAGCACGTCCATGATGTCAGCCGGGAAAATATTGTCAAGCACGAACTTCCCGTGCGGGCACAAAAAAGTTTCAAAACTCCCACGGGGTGGAAACAAAAGTCATGGAACGGAAAAGAGCGTGCTCCTGATGGCGCTTTTCGCGTGTCGGACCGCAGTGCGCCATGGAAAATGTCTTACGGTACaattctttttttcctcaactACAGACCCTACGGCGAGATGAATCCCGGAAGGCCAAAGCGGCAATCGTCTCCTGAAGCAGAGCGGGAATACGGGAAAAATGCCCCCAAGTCAAAGAAGACGCAAGCAGAGATCCAAAGAGAGTACAGGCTGAGGTTGAAAGCCGATGCTGACAGGTACCACAAGCAGAAGGAGCGCGACCAACTGCGGTGTCAGCTATGGCGGCTGAGTCGGTCCGAAGAACAGAAGGAACGTGAAAGGAAACTGGCAAAGGAAAGGTCGAGAAAGTACAGGCAGAGGAAAAAGGCATCGGGAAGCGCAACATCGAGAACGCCGAGCAAAAGGCCGACTAAATCTACACAGGGTCAGGTCCAGAAGTGGAGGGAGGCAAAAAGAACTCAAAGAGCATCGATGTCTGCTCAGGAGAGGAGAAGCGTAAATGAAAAGAGGAGACAAAAATATGCAGAGAAGAAGGCTGAGAAGGTCTGCAGAAGTTACCCCTGTGGAGGAAAAGACATGGCAGAAGTATGAAAATCtgttgtgtgtatgctagcggccacGCCTCCACCCGCAGAGACAAAGGGCTCGCTCTGgtcatgccgttgttctgtgCTGAAAgcctcttcctgtctgtttgaCATGTGGAAGTATGTGCTGACACCCGGAAAACCATCCAGTCTGTCTTCATTTATTTGGTGATGGATCGATTTATGGTCCATGATGAATCTCAGCAGGTCTTGTGACACTCTGATCAGAGACCGCTTGGTTCTTGGCAAACCCCCAGTAATCCCATGGCAGCTTATCATCTCTGCGTTCCATTATAGCAGCAAAGCGCAACGAGATGATTCTTTGTCATCCTTCAATGTGGTTGGAAGTCGGCGTGGCACCACAGcatgaaaaaatatgtacatacgtacatagacagacataatccctccagcgtgtttttcttgttgctgtgtgtttatattggtttattttcttattttgttgcttttgtggggtttttttcccaacaaaagtCTGtcaagtgatgttaaatgttctgttgtccattcatttgttgagtgtaattattttttcattcttttctgcatgtaaaatttgaattattgtccataaaaagtgttttttgtttacatttatggCTCTCTGGAGcagattttttacatttccattattttctgtgggaaaatttgctttggttagagtccgttttggtttcagtcggaccttctggaacggacgAACGattttaaccaaggcaccacttgGAGTCATTGAACTGTCAGCACTTGTTATTCATTTAAAAGCCACAGTATTCGGGTGTTATATATGATATGTGTTGAATATGGGAATCAGTCACGCCTTAACTGTAAGGGACATTTGATGAGgcataaataaatagcatttaGGAATGGCTTGTTGTTGGAATATGCTTATTTCAACTACAAACCATCCAGGGACGATGTCAATAATTTAAACATCGAAAAAAATTATGGGGACTCATCTTGAGCAGACTTCAATACCGTCGCAAGATGGCAGCGGTGTGACGCAATGGGCGTTCAAGCGGCCGTAAAGCAGCCATTGAAGACGGGAAAATGCGGAAGTCGGcaggaggaggaaaaacaagGCAGAAGTTAGCAACCTTTTCCCGTGTGGTTTCAGTCaccaaaatgttgaaagagttGGTGAAGGAGCGACTCATGGCGGCAGCCGACGAAATATTCGCTCTGTTTGAAAGAACGATAGCGtcctacgaggaggaactttgtcgaacaaaagaggagaacgagcggCAAAGACGACAACTGGAAGCTGTTAGCAAGACTCGAACGGTGCTACACATCGTCGGTATGTTGACGTATTCACTTTCTGTCGCTTATGGTGTGGTTAAAATAGTCGGACACACGAATGTATTCCTTGTATTCCTCCTGCGTGAGGAGGGattatagcccccccccccctcccaaaggCGCCCCCCACATGGAGTTGTTTCCCCTTCAGACTACAAATATACCGAAAAAATGGCATTTGTGTGTTCTTGGTTTTGGATTACTTTTGTGTTAATTAACTTCATGTACAGAGCGACTGTTTTTTGGCACACTTCTCGATGTGAAAACATTTGACCTTTCACAAACAAACTCTGCTTTTATGAACCTTCTATGGACCTTTAATCTCTGTAGATTAATCCGGTCCAGATTTGAGTAGTCTAAACCAAGTAGTTTTCAAAGTGGACGAGGTCTAATATGGACTACGGGCGGAAAATGTAGAAAACAGgaccttttttgcattttcacaaatacgtaaattgtgtttttatcaaCCTTTTGTTCTCTTGGGTGATCCAGTCCAGGTTGAGAGTTTGAGGCCTTGTGTTTTTCAAAGTGAACCAGATCTAATATGGACACGTTTAAATGTGCGTTTATTGGTTttcacaaatacagtaaagatTTCACAAATCACAAACTGTGTTTTCATGAATACGTGCGGCCTGTAGGTTAATCCAGTTCAGATTTGTGAAGTCTAGATCTAGTGGTTTTTCAAAGTGGACCGGGTCTAATGTGGACAAgttgcaaaaaaagaaaaaaaaaaacatctaattgCGCCTTTATGGCATTTTCACACGTAAGTTTGACAAATCAGCGTGTCAGCTATGTTTTATCTGAAATGGCTCAAATGTTATTGCATTAAGAAGTGAGACAAAAAGGTGGAAGGacctggggcagacctaggacacgctggagggattacgcCTCAGAGCTGGTCTGGggaaggagctggaggaggtggacgGGGGAGGCTGCTTCCCCCGGGACTAGCGATGGAAGGACGgcaggatggaaggatggacaaACACACTCCACCTTACACTTCCCTTGTGTCGAACTGGAAGCCAGCTTCAGCGTGGTCTGTTTTGGAACATGTGGACATGGCTGCCCTGTGCGGACCCCCACCCGACCCGCCTTAAGAAGAACATTTTGGAGATCTTTCCAGAACTACTTTGTGATGATGAATGTTATTATGaatttgtgcaaataaaaaACCGAAACGTCCCCGTTTGCAGCGGTTGGTTGCTTCCAGACTTtgacttaatatataatattaataaaatcatATCATATACAAAgagctcaagccaaaaatcagtatgcggatcaaaaagatctgctgtggccactccgtaatcaggaaaagcagaaagaaacaaatcATTGAATATGCTTGAACTAGTTGTTTGTGTCCCGCAGGCGCCCAGCAGCTGTTCGGTcgtcaagaagaagaagaagaagggggtGGGGGCGCCACAGGATCCGCAGAGGATCCACAGCCCGCCTACGttaaagaggaggaagaggaagtctGGACCACTCAGGAGGGAAAGTGTCTTCTGTGGCCCGAGGAAACTGATCCCACAAAGCTGCAACCgactggtgtctctgtgaagacggAAGCGCTTGATGACAAACCTGCGTCCTCAAGTGAGGAGAACAGAGGGGCGGAGCCTCCGCGCAGTAGCTCACCACGGCACATGACATCAAAAGCTGAAGGAGACCACCTCTTCGCTCCGCTCTTAGACAGTGATGACGGAACGTCTCAGCATCCAGAGGACGACACCCGGGAACCTTTGAGCAGCGACACAGACCGTGAAGGCCATGCAAGGACTCACACTGACGATAAACGCTCTGAGTGCTCTCAAAAGAAGACAGGTAAAGAACGATTTACCTGCTCCGTTTGTGCTAAAACGTATTCGTTTAAGAGCGATTTGACTCGACACATGCAGATGCACACCGGAGAGCAACCATTTCGATGCTCCGTTTGTGATAAAAGATTCACTCAAAACGTTACAATGGTGTCACACATGAGAGTGCATACagaagaaaaaccttttagttgctcaaaATGCAGTAAAAGATTCTCTCGAAAGTCCAGCATCATCACGCACGTCAAAACGCACTTGGcggaaaaaccttttagttgctcgcTGTGCCGTAAAGGATTCACTCAAAAAGCACACTTGGTGTCGCACAACAGGActcacacgggagaaaaaccgttTAGATGCGCAGTTTGCGACAGGAGATTCTCTCACCACTCATCTATGGTCTCCCACGTGcggacgcacacgggagaaaaaccttttagttgctcatttTGCGGAACAAGATTTACTCAGAGGGCACACATGCTGTCACACTTGAAAACGCACACCGGTGAAAAACCGTTCAGCTGCTCAATCTGTGGGAAAAGCTTCTCTTATAAGAAAACGTACacggcacacatgcacacacacaaaggaggATTGTTTTAGGTTGATGAGCATCCCCTGCTTCAGCTTTACTTTTCAAAGCTCAACGATACATGAAAAGGAAACGCTTCCTTTGAAGGGCCGATTATGTCCGCAGTCGCCACCCCCTAGCTCCGTCCCTTCAGAGGACAAAcagactttttgttgttttagtgaATTTTCTAACCCTCCCTTATGTCTCACATGTATAAGGCAGACTTTTCCGAGGACAGCTGGTCACAGAAAAGCATCAGGTGGATTCCGACACAATAAAATGCTCAGAAAGGGGAGACCAAGATTGGCCGCATGCGGTCGTTCGGGGGGAATCTCAGGCAGGGGGGGTCCAAATGATTtcccagtgagggccacatcgTGAAAAATGCAAGGATGCAAGTTTTCCACTTGGAtgttttgtaaatatgcaaagacattgtttttattcttcACTTAAAAGCAGAATCTCTGCTTTGTCGTCCTGCAGGGGACATATATATGTCCCAGCAACTCTGTTGGTggttattttccaaatattccaaatattaaaagaaaccagaaatatattactttattcctataGTATTCCAATATTTCCCCAAGCGGTCTTTCCGTtgactttgttttctttgtttctgactgaatatttcaactctgccaCTAAAACGGTATCATTTTCACTCGTATgaccactttattctcctacaattcatattttgacacttttttttcaattttccacCTTCAACTTTAAATTTATCTTGTAGTTTGGACTTTATCCCCGAAAAAAGACTTTCCTCGAtagacattttctttttttttttgctgttttttaatttttccaatATCTTGCTCataataagactttttttcttgaatatttcaactctagtCTACGCAACTAAAATGACCAACTGTGTTTTTGTAAGTCTTGGGAGTCCAGGTTTGAGAGGTCTAAGCCTCGTGGTTTTCAAAGTGGACCAGGCCTAACGTAGACTCCAGGCTGGAGACACAGGAAGCTCTACCTTTTATCGCCTTTTCACAAGTAGAATAAAGGTTCCACAAATCACaaactgtgtttgtgtgagtctTTGGGTTGGGGTCTGTCGTTGAATCCAGTCCAGGTTTGAGAAGTCTGAGCTTAGTGGTTTTCAAAGTGGACCAGGTCTAATCAGGACCAGAGGCTGATTAATACTTaactgtgtttgtgttgcttgtGTCCCGAAGATGTCAGACGGCCAGTTGGTCGTCAAGAAGAACGCCCGCCTGCGACACATCAGGAGGATCCCCAGCccttctgtgtgaaagaggaagaggaggaactctGGTCCGCTCGGGGGGAAGAGTGTCTTCTCTGGCCGCAGGAGGCTGACGTCACCGAGCTGCCACTGACTGTTGTCTGTGTGAAGACTGAAGATCAAGAAGACAAACCGCAGGCACGATCAGATAGTGACGACACTGAGGATGATGACTGGGACGACCCCCAAGAACCTTTGAGCAGCGACGCGGACCCTGAAGGTGACATGAGGACTGGCGCTGACGGCAAACGCTCCAAATGTTGTAAAAAGCGGACGGGTAAAGAACGCTTCACTTGCGAAGTTTGCGGTGAAAGCTTTTCCTTTAAGAGCTATTTGACTCGACACCTGCGgatacacacaggagaaaaacccttcAGCTGTGCAGTTTGTGGCGAACGATTCGCTCAAAAGTCCAACATGACCACGCACATGAGGAAGCACACGggggaaaaacctttcagttgttCCATTTGCGGGGAAAGATTCTCTCGGAAGTACACGATGAGCATGCACATGGtgacgcacacgggagaaaaaccctttcAATGTGCGGTTTGCGGCGAACGATTCGCTCAGAAGTCAAACGTGAAGGCgcacatgaggacgcacacgggagaaaaaccttttagctgTCCGGTTTGTGGCGAGAGATTCGCTCACAAGTCGAACATGCTAAAACACGCTAGGACGCATGCGTCAGTTGGCTCCGTTCATGGCCAAGGTTCGCCtatggtgaggataagcggcggaaaatgaatgaacgaatcaTCCCAGCGTCATGTCCAACCTGATCATCTGCTGATCCCAGATTGGGGGGGCAAATCTAAGGATCCGGGAGCCATAtgctgagatgttttttttttttttgatcttTAAAGAACAGCCTGGCTCTCAGCTTCGTTAGGGTGATAAAGCGTATTATTGATATGTCTTTTTACAttcgtatttattttttgtcttacaGGTTTCTATatgctcataatatttttacatcacatttCCCCCCTCTTTATGCTCATATTTTAGCTTTACTgttgtaatatttgtaatattgcaaTACCAACATTTCTGTTTACCAGAATATGAGTttcaaaatataacatttttagccattaatatttcaactttatgctactttttcctcctaatataatgactttttcCCGACGTTTTCATTTGAGTTTTCCTCTTTCTTGTATTTTTGAATGTGCCGCAATCATAACGTCTTagtgaaacataaacataagcGAATATTGGGTCCGCTTGAGAATCCATCCACATGTCAGTGTAAACAAGTCCTACAGAAACAGTAATACATCTTAACATTCATCAATTTAACATCATAATTCACTTATATGTAAAATTGGACTCAACGCTCGCTCTTATGGCAGCTAAAATtaaagttattattttaaactGCAGGAGTGTGCATGATTCGTTATGGAAAGGAGTTTGTATTGTCTGAGCTTTTTATCTTATAGTAAAAAAAAGGccacttaaaaaataaacacgatTCCGATTGTGTGACCTCTTCGCTCTTCTCTCTTCCTCGGTCGCCATGTTGAGCAGTCTTCAATATCGCCGCAAGATGGCAGCCGCCGTGACGTCACGAATGCTTGCGCTGCCGTAAAGTCTCGATCGAAGAAGAATGGAAGAATCCAAGTTCGAAGAGACGGCTAACTTAGCAACACTCGGTGTGTGTCCGGTGGAGTCGAACATGTTGAGGGACCTGATAAGGGAGCGACTCATGGCGGCAGCTGATGAAATATTCGGCCTGCTCGAAAGAACGATGGCGtcctacgaggaggaactttgtcgaaCGAAAGAACAGAACGAGCGACAACGACGACAACTGGAAGGTGCTAGCAAGACTCACACCGGGCGACGAATCGAGGGTATGTTCACCATGAGGTCTTTAAACGCACCTTCGTCTTCTAATAAGATCTCGATGGCGAAAGCTTTGaccaaaaaaacgttttttgagGAGAAAATATATTGTTCCCGAAACATGGGAGTATGGTTAGTAAACATTATTCGAATCCTCTCGACATGAACACCTTTATACTGCATTACCTACGTTTGTACACTAGAAAAACAAGACACACaaaacctgtttgccaccttccaaatacacgttttaacatgattagagccctctagacatgaaataacacccctatagtcaccattacactcctcttagccaatatagtcgacaAAACAAGACAcacaaaacttgtttaccaccttcaaaaaacagttttaacatgattagagccctctagacatgaaataacacccctatagtcacatttatattatgTTGAGGAGAAAGATAAAATCATTGAGCTGAAAATGACAATGGATGACATGAATCAGAACACAGGGATGAATGACATCATAGTAACAGGGCTGAGGATGAAACCCAGGTCTTATGCCAGTCCAGTCAGGAAAGGGGAGGAAGCAGACCAAACGGATGgtgtagtgcaggggtgtcaaagtcaAATGGATGGAGGgccaaataaaacatttggccACAAGCCGAGGGCCGGACTGTCCAATCTTCATTAAAACCAAAATTTAACCTActgaaaacataacaaatatattacaatatgattggataaataaagcaatattttcttcatttttaatttcagcAGGCACAAAATACAAATGTCCTTTATATAAAAAACTCATAACATAAATGAAGTGATATTATTTAAGGCACCATCAGTATATTCTCTCATTTAGCAAAAATGGGCTGAATTTAGGCAActtcaaagaaataaataataaacaattttcTATCATTCACTCAactgaaataattaaaaagaaatattgcctcaaaatacaataaaaaatcttTTGTCTGGGCAAAGTTCGTCACAGACTTTAAGCATACAGTTTTTGATAAAACCCCCCTCTGTAAATGGCCGGGCTGATTTAGCGATCTCCTCTGCCAAAATAAAACTGGCCTTGACAGCAGCCTCGCTTTGTGACTGGGCTTTTCTGAACAGACTCTGTCGAGATTTGAGGCCTCGTTTTAATTCCTCGACCTTCTGTAGCCTTTGTTCCATGTCCAGAATCttgtttttgtctgtgtgttttgtttCATGATGCCGTCTCATATTATATTCTTTCATCACCGCCACACTTTCTCCACATAGAAGACACACAGGTTTTCCAGCTACCTCTGTGAACATGTACTCCAACTCCCACCTTGTTTGAAAGCCCCTGTTTTCACCGTCCACCTTCCGTTTTGCCACTGTTGATGGGTATCTGTAAATTAACTTTTGCTGTTATGCTAATGACTGATGCTGAATGACTGCTGAATAAATTAAGCCGCCTCCCGCTGTGCTCCCGCTCGCGCGTCcctgttgcattgtgggaaatgtagtaCAGTTTATCTGCGGGCCGAATCTAATAATAGATTAATATCATCACGCGGGCCAGGTAAAACCCTCTCGCGGGCCTTGACTCTGACATATGTGGTGTAGTGTGTGGTTGGTTTGCTAACATTTAAGAGATCGATGTTGACATCCAGTCCATGGACTCGACCCGCTGTATGGCAGGAACAGAACCACGGCCGTCGTCGTCGTCAAGTTCACTAACAGGAAATCCAAGACCACTGTAATGAAGCAGAGAGGAAGCTGAAAGGTACAAACGTCTTCATGAATGAGCACCTACAAACAACTACACCAAAGTGGTAAAGAATATGTCAGTTGCTATTGACAATATCTTAGAATGCATTACTTATTGGCATttgtaaagaaaaagcaaagacaTGTTGTTTATAGAGAATAGAAAGGGATTCCAAAACAGAGAACAAGGGAGGAATGGAATGAAACTATAGAACGGAATCCTAATTCTATGTTTctgacaaatgtaacaaaaaaggaaatcaactgaaattgtcaaaaattgtaaagcaaaaacatcatCTGGTTGTCAATGAATCCAAATGGAAAGTATAAAAACGGTAATCAATGAGATCGGAGATCGCCGTCGTAGATCAGTCATTTATCTTTTCATACCGGAAGATTCCCCCAAGAAATCAAAACGGCTGAGGTTGTTccaattattaaaaatggagacaaacaccaatttacaaactcctgcaaaaaaatgaaaaatatttcaatattgaacaaagtaaaatttgttctcaatcagttatcactccacactctattgctctctggttctaccatatcttactaattgtgtggaaatatgggctaataacttttcaaaacaatcttcactcgcttaatgtactgcaaaaaaggtctgtaaggataattcataatgccgcctacagagaacatactaactccttatttctaaaatcacaaatacttcaacttgctgatgtagttcatcttcaaacagctaaaataatgcataaggctaaaaataaccaattacctaaaaatgtcatccaatacttctctacaagagaggagaaatatgatctcagggaagaactaaatgtgaaacacttatataggactacgttaaaaagccatagcatttcagtatgtggaatcaaactatggaatggattgagtaagaccctcaaacaatgcacaacaatgagccaattcaagaaacaatacaagcagttgatgtttgctaa
This DNA window, taken from Doryrhamphus excisus isolate RoL2022-K1 chromosome 4, RoL_Dexc_1.0, whole genome shotgun sequence, encodes the following:
- the LOC131127617 gene encoding trichohyalin-like, giving the protein MLKELVKERLMAAADEILALFERTIASYEEELSRTKEEKERHRRQLESVCKTHIGLHVDDVEQLIGLPQSPHVKEEEEERECLLLAEEADLTKLPLTVVSVKTEGLEDGAEVDHLLAPLSDSRDMTSRSLESDMELSGEEVDERRIKEQEGDVAAFEGPGPIEGAPRLLWTQNPTPYGEMNPGRPKRQSSPEAEREYGKNAPKSKKTQAEIQREYRLRLKADADRYHKQKERDQLRCQLWRLSRSEEQKERERKLAKERSRKYRQRKKASGSATSRTPSKRPTKSTQGQVQKWREAKRTQRASMSAQERRSVNEKRRQKYAEKKAEKVCRSYPCGGKDMAEV
- the LOC131127596 gene encoding RB-associated KRAB zinc finger protein-like produces the protein MRKSAGGGKTRQKLATFSRVVSVTKMLKELVKERLMAAADEIFALFERTIASYEEELCRTKEENERQRRQLEAVSKTRTVLHIVGAQQLFGRQEEEEEGGGGATGSAEDPQPAYVKEEEEEVWTTQEGKCLLWPEETDPTKLQPTGVSVKTEALDDKPASSSEENRGAEPPRSSSPRHMTSKAEGDHLFAPLLDSDDGTSQHPEDDTREPLSSDTDREGHARTHTDDKRSECSQKKTDVRRPVGRQEERPPATHQEDPQPFCVKEEEEELWSARGEECLLWPQEADVTELPLTVVCVKTEDQEDKPQARSDSDDTEDDDWDDPQEPLSSDADPEGDMRTGADGKRSKCCKKRTGKERFTCEVCGESFSFKSYLTRHLRIHTGEKPFSCAVCGERFAQKSNMTTHMRKHTGEKPFSCSICGERFSRKYTMSMHMVTHTGEKPFQCAVCGERFAQKSNVKAHMRTHTGEKPFSCPVCGERFAHKSNMLKHARTHASVGSVHGQGSPMVRISGGK